The DNA segment CCGCAGGACATCGTCCACATCATCGATGAAGGCTGGATCGAGCAGATGTTGCGCGCCGATGTTCACCGAGACATACCATTCGTAACCCGCTGCCAGCCAGTGGTCAATCTGCATTGCTGCGGCCTCGAGTACATAACGCCCGAGCTGGCGAACCAGTTGCGCGCGCAGCTCGACGGCCTCGATAAAACTCGACGGCATGCGCAGCTCGCCATCGCGTCTCCAACGGATCAATGCCTCCATTCCCCAAATCGAGCCATTGGACATATCGACCTTTGGTTGGTAGTGCAGCACCAACTCACCCTGCTCCAGCGCATCGAGGAATTCACGCTGCAACAGATCGATGCGATGTAAATGATCTTCGCGGTCGCGCTCGAACAGCCGATGTACGCCACGACCGGCATCCTTTGCCTGGTAAAGCGCAATGTCGGCGTGCCGAATCAGATCCTGCGCATCCACATCGTCGAGCGGATACAGCGTCAGGCCCAGGCTGGCGCCCACGTGTACCTGCTCGCCTTGGATATGGAAAACCGGCTCGAATGCGCGCTGCACACGGTCGAGTACCAGCTCGGCCTCCGCCAGGGTGCGCAAATTGGGTAGCAACAAACCAAACTCGTCGCCGCCAAAGCGTGCCACCGTATCGCCCTGTCGCAAGGCCGCCTGTATGCGCGTGGCGACCTCGCGCAGCAGGGCATCGCCACTCGGGTGCCCCATACGGTCGTTGACCGACTTGAATCCGTCCAGATCGATCATACCCACGCCGAGTATGCGATCCCGGCGCAGGCTCTGAACCATTGCCTGGCGCAAGCGATCCATGAACAAACCCCGGTTGGGCAGTCCAGTGAGCGGGTCGCGCAGATGGCTTTCCTTGAGCCCGAGCAGCACTTGCCCCAGGCGGGCGAAAGCCCCGAAAGGGGTTAAATCAATGTGATCGAAGTACCAGCTACGATCGGAATAGACCACGCCCACACCGCGCAGCCCGCCAACCCGACCGAAGGGGAAAATCGCGACCGCCTCGATGCCTTGATGCGATGAGCACCAATCCGGCAGATTCGCATCCTGACAGGTCAGCACCTTCAAATGGTTATCGTCCAGCGCCTGCCACAGGGGATCGGCAGGATCGTAGGACACGTCCACCGTCTCCCAGAGTCGCCCGCGACCGGCACCCGCGTGGGCGGTGATCGGTGTATGGCTATCCTCGATCAGCCCGAACCAAACCGCCGGCAAGTGGCGCGAACGGGTCACGAGCTCATTGCAAATGCTGGCCAGCACATCCTCCGGCGCCGAAAGATCGGCCAGCTTGAGCGTGGTTTCGATTAGGGCCTGCGAGATCGTGGCCCGCTCGGCCATGGTTTCGTTGTGAATCGCCTCGAAACCGGCGAACTGCAGCATGATATCTGCCAGCAGCACTCGGAACACCGCCGAGCGCAGCGCGGGGCGCTCGGCCTCGGACAGCTCGCGGATGCGCGCCTCCAGATGATCGAGATACAGGCTATAGCCCCCCGCCACCCAGACCGGGGAGACATCGTGCGCGTAATGCGCCCGTGCAATATGGCCGACGGAGCGGCTCGCGGTTTCCGGCCAGTCGCTGATCAGACCCCGGAAGTGGGCGGCCTGAATGGCCGTCAATTCGCGCAAGCGCTCTATGCCCAGTCGTTCGAACTGGGCGGCAGTCTCGGGGTAGGACAGTAGATAGTCATAGAAACGTAGCGCGAGTTGATCGGCTCCCGCGGTCAGATGTGCGGCATGACGGGTCAGCAGTGCCAGCGTGTCGTCGTCCAGCCGGATGAAGCGTCGCACACGCGAGAGCAGGTCACGCCAACGTATGTCTTCAGAGGAATCGCGCTTGCCGCTCATGAACCTACCTACCGCGCCGAATGAATCGACTCATGATGATATACACCGGGGATCGCTGACGCTCATCCGCCGCCTGCAGGCAGATGCATCAGGTCGGCGTTCAGCCACAGATGCACCAAAATACTGGCCGCATACCCCAGCGCCACGGCCCAGGTCCAGCGCAAATGGCTGGAAAAGGTATAAATTCCTCGCGCCTGACCCATCAGGCCAACACCCGCCGCGGAACCGATGGACAACAGCGAACCGCCCACGCCCGCGGTCAGCGTGACCAGCAACCACTGACCGTGCGACATGTCCGGTTGCATGGTCAGCACCGCATACATCACGGGAATGTTGTCCACCAACGCGGACAGCAGACCGACGATGACATTGGCCGGCGTCGCGCCGAGTCCGCTGTACAGCGCCTCGGAGACCAGCGCGAGATAACCCAACGCGGCCAGACCGCCGACACACAGAATCACGCCGTAGAAAAACATCAGTGTGTCCCACTCGGCGCGCTGGAGTTGTGCAAATACATCGAATACGGGAGGTTCCTGTCCGCCTAGACCCTCCATGCCTGCCAACGCACGCCGTTCACGCATCTTGATGCGATAACCATAAAGCTTGAGCAGGCCGAGTCCTGCCATCATGCCCAGCATCGGCGGCATGTGCAGAAACTGGTGGAAGGCCACCGCACTGGCGATGGTGATGAAAAACAAGACAATCACCATCGCGCCACCCGGCCTGAGTACCACCCGCTCGTTCATCGGTCGCGGCCGGCCGTGCGGCACCGCGAAGGACATGATCGCCGCCGGCACCAGCCAGTTCACCACGGCCGGCAGAAACAGATCGAAGAATTGTGTGAAGGTCACCATGTGCCGCTGCCAGACCATCAGCGTGGTGATGTCGCCGAAGGGACTGAAGGCGCCACCGGCATTCGCCGCCACCACGATGTTGATGCAAGCAAGCACCACGAAGCGCGGATTGTCGCGCGCCACCGCCATCACCACCGCGGCCATCAGCAAGGCCGTGGTCAGATTATCGGCCACTGGCGAGATAAAAAAGGCCAGCAAACCCGTGATCCAGAAGATGGTGCGCAACGAAAATCCGCGCGACACCAGCCAGCCGCGCAGCACGTCGAACACGCCGCGCTCCTGCATCGTGTTGATGTAGGTCATCGCCGCCAACAAGAACAGCATCAGCTCGACGTACTCCAGCAGATTCTCGCGGATCGCCACCTGCGGCAAGGTGGTATTGCCATGCGCCGCATAGGCCAGCGGCACCATCACCCAGATCACCGCTGCGGCAATCATCACCGGTTTCGACTTGCGCAAATGTAGCGCTTCTTCAGCAACCACCAGAAGATAGGCGAGCACGAATACAAGCAGGGCAACCATGCCGTACCAGCTTCCAGTGAGATTCCAGAAGACCGGCGGTCCACCCGCGCCCGCTTCAGCGGCCTGAGCCACCGTAGGCAGCAACAAAGCGAACAGCGCCACGAGAAAAAGGCGAAAGGCTGGCAACGATTTCATGGCTTGAGACCCGTGGTTGTATAACCCGCGCGGTAATACCGCGACCGGCAAATCGGCCGAGCCTAACATCCTCGCCCACCTGGCACATCCCTAGCGGGGCGTGCCAGGCGCGCGTGGGCTATGCTGGGGCATCTGACCATCACCCGGGGGATGCATGACCGAAGCAATGAGCCTGACGCCAACCATGATGGTGGTGCTCGGGTTGCTCGCCTTTACCGTCTTCCTGTTCGTCACCGAGATCGTCCGCGTGGACGTCGCCGCCGTTCTCGTCATGGTGCTCCTCGGCCTGCTCACGCTGGTGCCTGGGCTGGAGAAACTGACGGATGCCAAGCGCTTGTTCGAGGGCTTCGCGAGCAATGCGGTGATCTCCATCATCGCCGTGATGATCATCGGCGCCGGACTCGACAAGACCGGCATGATGGGCAGACTCGCGGGCATGATCCTGCGCGTGGGCGGGCGAACGGAACGCCGCCTCATCCCGCTGATTTCCGGCACCGTCGGCCTGATCTCGAGTTTCATGCAGAACGTCGGCGCCGCCGCCCTGTTCCTGCCCGTGGTGGCGCGCATCTCGGCGCGCAGCGGCTTACCCATGTCGCGCCTGCTGATGCCGATGGGCTATTGTGCGATTCTCGGCGGCACCGTCACCCTGGTCGGCTCCAGTCCGCTGATTCTGCTCAACGATCTGCTGCCACCTGGCATTCCCCGCTTCAAACTGTTCGAGGTCACCCCGATCGGCCTTGCGCTGTTAGCCACCGGCATCCTCTATTTCGTCATCGCGGGGCGCTACGTGCTGCCCAGCAACAACACCCCCGGCGCTCGCGGTGCCGACGTGATGGGTTATTTCCGCCGGCTCTACGGTCTCGACCTCGCCGTGATCGAAGCCCGAGTGGCACCCGACAGCCGACTCGCCAGTCGTCTCGTCGGCGAGATCGAGGAGGTCGACGGCGTACACGTCATCGCGGCGCTGGTCGACGGCACCCCGATCATCGCCCCACCGCGCGACGTCGCGGTCGAGGCAGGCACCCATCTCGTGATCATGGTTGAGCGCGCACGACAGGTCAGTTATCTGAACGAAAGCGGACTGACGCCCAAACCTGAACTCGACATATTCAACGATCTGCTCGCACCCACCCGCGCCGGCGTCTGCGAGGTGGTCATCCCCACCCGCTCGCGACTGATCGGTCACAGCCTGCGCGAACTATGGATGCGCAAGACTTACGGACTCGCGGTGCTGGCTATCCACCGCGGACGCGAAACCCTGCGCGAGGGATTGCGGGATGTCGAGCTGCAGCCCGGCGACACGCTCGTGTGCCACAACACCTGGGAGACACTCGCGCGCATCGATAGCGACCGCGACTTCGTGGTCGTCACCACCGAATACCCACACGAAGAAGAGCGCCCCCACAAACTGGCCTTCGCCCTGTTTTTCTTCGCATTGGCCATCGGCCTGGTGTTGTTCTCCCCCCTGCGCCTGTCACTGTCGCTGATGGTTGGCGCCATCGGCATGGTGCTCTCCGGCGTGCTGCATATGGACGAGGCCTACAAGGCGGTGGACTGGAAGACCGTATTTCTACTTGCGGCCCTGATCCCGCTGGGCATGTCCATGGAACAGACGGGGACCGCCGCCTGGATCGCTGCGCAGGCCCTGCATCTGCTCGACGGAGCGCCACTGTGGGCGATCGAGGCCGTGGTCGCGGTGCTCGCCACCGTATTCTCACTGGTGATGTCGAACGTCGGCGCCACCGTACTGCTGGTGCCGCTGGCCATCAGCATGGCCGTGGAATCCGGCGGCGATCCGCGCCTGTTTGCACTGATCGTAGGGCTCGCCACCTCCAATTCCTTCATCATCCCCACCCATCAGGTCAACGCACTGATCCTGGGTCCTGGCGGCTATCGGGTGAAGGACTTCCTGCGCGCCGGCGGCATCATGAGCGTGCTGTTTCTAGTCGTCATGCTACTCATGCTCAATCTGGTTTTCTGAGCGGCCGTCTCGCACCGCGACCATATCCCCGCTAGAATGCGGTGATTTTGCGCGGCGACGCCGCGGCGTTGCGGCCTGCCTGGCCGCCGCCCGCAGGCGGTCCCGGCCGACGGATTTCCCATACGAGTAAAGGAGTCACCGACATGTCCAAGCGGCACCCCGTCATCGCGGTCACCGGTTCGTCCGGCGCCGGCACCTCTACCGTCAAACGCGCCTTCGAGCACATCTTCCATCGCGAATCGATCAAGCCCGTCATCATCGAGGGCGACAGCTACCACCGCTACAATCGCATCGAAATGAAGGCGGCCATGAAGAAGGCGGCCGAGGCGGGTAACAACCACTTC comes from the Acidihalobacter yilgarnensis genome and includes:
- a CDS encoding EAL domain-containing protein; amino-acid sequence: MSGKRDSSEDIRWRDLLSRVRRFIRLDDDTLALLTRHAAHLTAGADQLALRFYDYLLSYPETAAQFERLGIERLRELTAIQAAHFRGLISDWPETASRSVGHIARAHYAHDVSPVWVAGGYSLYLDHLEARIRELSEAERPALRSAVFRVLLADIMLQFAGFEAIHNETMAERATISQALIETTLKLADLSAPEDVLASICNELVTRSRHLPAVWFGLIEDSHTPITAHAGAGRGRLWETVDVSYDPADPLWQALDDNHLKVLTCQDANLPDWCSSHQGIEAVAIFPFGRVGGLRGVGVVYSDRSWYFDHIDLTPFGAFARLGQVLLGLKESHLRDPLTGLPNRGLFMDRLRQAMVQSLRRDRILGVGMIDLDGFKSVNDRMGHPSGDALLREVATRIQAALRQGDTVARFGGDEFGLLLPNLRTLAEAELVLDRVQRAFEPVFHIQGEQVHVGASLGLTLYPLDDVDAQDLIRHADIALYQAKDAGRGVHRLFERDREDHLHRIDLLQREFLDALEQGELVLHYQPKVDMSNGSIWGMEALIRWRRDGELRMPSSFIEAVELRAQLVRQLGRYVLEAAAMQIDHWLAAGYEWYVSVNIGAQHLLDPAFIDDVDDVLRRHPTATPWLQIEVTEQAALRDLVTTRRALTACRERGLAVALDDYGTGHASLTYLQELPANQIKLDQRFVGRLLREPRALAIIAGTLTSARLLNLDVVAEGVESVEQGELLLQLGCQIAQGYLISHPLPAEALAAWAAGWQPPAEWMGDEKSVWFTYDDLPLLMARTAHRHGVAQQLEALALPRCDEYPLLPLHDCVDEHACALGAWLVGAGRRHGRLPGFAELQRCHSDLHARALEATLAWQAGDDKIVQRGIVDFERSAQALDDALITLVRHIANGGAHADAG
- the nhaD gene encoding sodium:proton antiporter NhaD, giving the protein MKSLPAFRLFLVALFALLLPTVAQAAEAGAGGPPVFWNLTGSWYGMVALLVFVLAYLLVVAEEALHLRKSKPVMIAAAVIWVMVPLAYAAHGNTTLPQVAIRENLLEYVELMLFLLAAMTYINTMQERGVFDVLRGWLVSRGFSLRTIFWITGLLAFFISPVADNLTTALLMAAVVMAVARDNPRFVVLACINIVVAANAGGAFSPFGDITTLMVWQRHMVTFTQFFDLFLPAVVNWLVPAAIMSFAVPHGRPRPMNERVVLRPGGAMVIVLFFITIASAVAFHQFLHMPPMLGMMAGLGLLKLYGYRIKMRERRALAGMEGLGGQEPPVFDVFAQLQRAEWDTLMFFYGVILCVGGLAALGYLALVSEALYSGLGATPANVIVGLLSALVDNIPVMYAVLTMQPDMSHGQWLLVTLTAGVGGSLLSIGSAAGVGLMGQARGIYTFSSHLRWTWAVALGYAASILVHLWLNADLMHLPAGGG
- a CDS encoding SLC13 family permease: MTEAMSLTPTMMVVLGLLAFTVFLFVTEIVRVDVAAVLVMVLLGLLTLVPGLEKLTDAKRLFEGFASNAVISIIAVMIIGAGLDKTGMMGRLAGMILRVGGRTERRLIPLISGTVGLISSFMQNVGAAALFLPVVARISARSGLPMSRLLMPMGYCAILGGTVTLVGSSPLILLNDLLPPGIPRFKLFEVTPIGLALLATGILYFVIAGRYVLPSNNTPGARGADVMGYFRRLYGLDLAVIEARVAPDSRLASRLVGEIEEVDGVHVIAALVDGTPIIAPPRDVAVEAGTHLVIMVERARQVSYLNESGLTPKPELDIFNDLLAPTRAGVCEVVIPTRSRLIGHSLRELWMRKTYGLAVLAIHRGRETLREGLRDVELQPGDTLVCHNTWETLARIDSDRDFVVVTTEYPHEEERPHKLAFALFFFALAIGLVLFSPLRLSLSLMVGAIGMVLSGVLHMDEAYKAVDWKTVFLLAALIPLGMSMEQTGTAAWIAAQALHLLDGAPLWAIEAVVAVLATVFSLVMSNVGATVLLVPLAISMAVESGGDPRLFALIVGLATSNSFIIPTHQVNALILGPGGYRVKDFLRAGGIMSVLFLVVMLLMLNLVF